In a single window of the Streptomyces sp. NBC_00353 genome:
- a CDS encoding DNA repair helicase XPB — MTGPLIVQSDKTLLLEVDHDQADACRRAIAPFAELERAPEHIHTYRLTPLGLWNARAAGHDAEQVVDALVQYSRYPVPHALLVDIAETMARYGRLTLSKHPVHGLVLTSTDRPVLEEILRSKKVQPLVGARIDPDTVAVHPSERGQIKQTLLKLGWPAEDLAGYVDGEAHPIELAEDGWALRPYQRQAVEGFWHGGSGVVVLPCGAGKTLVGAGAMAEAKATTLILVTNTVSARQWKHELVKRTSLTEDEIGEYSGTRKEIRPVTIATYQVLTTRRKGVYPHLELFDSRDWGLVIYDEVHLLPAPVFKFTADLQARRRLGLTATLVREDGRESDVFSLIGPKRFDAPWKEIEAQGYIAPADCVEVRVNLTDSERLAYATAEAEEKYRFCATTATKRKVTEALVRKHRGEQTLVIGQYIDQLDELGEHLDAPVIKGETSNAQREKLFDAFRQGELSVLVVSKVANFSIDLPEATVAIQVSGTFGSRQEEAQRLGRVLRPKADGHEARFYSVVARDTIDQDFAAHRQRFLAEQGYAYRIVDADELLTDN; from the coding sequence GTGACCGGACCCCTCATCGTCCAAAGCGACAAGACCCTGCTCCTGGAAGTCGACCACGACCAGGCCGATGCCTGCCGTCGCGCGATCGCGCCCTTCGCGGAACTGGAGCGGGCGCCGGAGCACATCCACACCTACCGGCTGACCCCCCTCGGGCTGTGGAACGCACGCGCCGCCGGGCACGACGCCGAGCAGGTCGTCGACGCGCTCGTGCAGTACTCGCGCTATCCGGTACCGCACGCGCTGCTCGTCGACATCGCCGAGACGATGGCCCGGTACGGCCGCCTCACGCTCTCCAAGCATCCGGTCCACGGTCTGGTGCTGACCTCCACGGACCGGCCCGTTCTGGAGGAGATCCTCCGGTCGAAGAAGGTCCAGCCGCTGGTCGGGGCCCGGATCGACCCGGACACCGTGGCGGTGCACCCGTCCGAGCGCGGGCAGATCAAGCAGACGCTGCTGAAGCTGGGCTGGCCGGCCGAGGACCTCGCCGGGTACGTCGACGGCGAGGCGCACCCGATCGAGCTGGCCGAGGACGGCTGGGCACTGCGGCCGTACCAGAGGCAGGCCGTCGAGGGGTTCTGGCACGGTGGCTCCGGTGTCGTCGTACTGCCCTGTGGTGCGGGCAAGACACTGGTCGGGGCCGGTGCGATGGCGGAGGCCAAGGCGACCACGCTGATCCTGGTGACGAACACCGTCTCGGCCCGGCAGTGGAAGCACGAGCTGGTGAAGCGGACGTCGCTGACCGAGGACGAGATCGGCGAGTACAGCGGTACGCGCAAGGAGATCCGGCCGGTCACCATCGCCACGTACCAGGTGCTGACGACCCGCCGTAAGGGCGTCTATCCGCATCTGGAGCTGTTCGACTCCCGCGACTGGGGCCTGGTGATCTACGACGAGGTGCATCTGCTGCCCGCACCCGTCTTCAAGTTCACCGCCGACCTGCAGGCCCGGCGGCGGCTCGGCCTCACCGCGACGCTCGTCCGGGAGGACGGCCGCGAGTCGGACGTCTTCTCGCTGATCGGCCCCAAGCGGTTCGACGCGCCGTGGAAGGAGATCGAGGCGCAGGGGTACATCGCGCCTGCCGACTGTGTCGAGGTCCGGGTCAATCTGACGGACTCGGAGCGGCTGGCCTACGCGACCGCCGAGGCCGAGGAGAAGTACCGGTTCTGCGCGACGACCGCGACGAAGCGGAAGGTGACGGAGGCGCTGGTGCGCAAGCACCGGGGCGAGCAGACCCTCGTCATCGGGCAGTACATCGACCAGCTCGACGAGCTGGGCGAGCATCTGGACGCCCCGGTGATCAAGGGCGAGACGAGCAACGCACAGCGCGAGAAGCTCTTCGACGCGTTCCGCCAGGGCGAGCTCAGCGTCCTCGTCGTGTCGAAGGTCGCGAACTTCTCGATCGACCTGCCGGAGGCGACCGTCGCCATCCAGGTGTCGGGCACGTTCGGCTCACGGCAGGAGGAGGCACAGCGGCTCGGCCGGGTGCTGCGGCCGAAGGCGGACGGGCACGAGGCCCGGTTCTACTCGGTGGTCGCCCGCGACACGATCGATCAGGACTTCGCGGCACACCGCCAGCGGTTCCTGGCCGAGCAGGGGTACGCGTACCGGATCGTGGACGCGGACGAGCTGCTGACGGACAACTGA
- a CDS encoding helicase C-terminal domain-containing protein yields the protein MGMTTPPRTLAEALRARDDESLAGLLRARPDLLSPVPNDITQLATRAGTRASVVRALEHLDRFALQTAEALAVAPDPAPYDTLLALLTGDGQDDGTARDDAGTAIRSAAPGALATLREQALVWGENDRLRLVRTARELLAPSPQHPSPTGLGPTVAEATAGMSPGRLQEILVAAGLPATHDPVSAVASLSALFTDRGRMGELLDTAPVEALSVLDRLVWGPPYGEVTPNPTPPVKWLRDRGLLLPVSTRTVVLPREAALHLRAGRAHRVPEPLPPAVVAAATRDPRAVDSAAAGQAFLAVSTVEELLTSWNGGGPPILRAGGLSVRELKRIATVLDVSEPIAAFWLELAYAAGLLASDGEADERYAPTPAYDDWTELPVQDRWVHLATTWLTATRTAGLVGGQDAKGRALSALGPELDRSAAPEVRHRILALLASLDPGTAPDPESLLARLRWERPLRGASTSAGNTTDLRSRIALWTLNESELLGITGRGALSSQSRALIDSGPAKAAALLAPLIPEPLDHVLLQADLTAVAPGPLERPLADTLSVLADIESKGGATVYRFTPGSVRRALDAGQSAADLHAFLAAHSCTPVPQPLSYLIDDVARRHGHLRIGAASAYVRCDDEAVLNEILADRRSATLRLRRLAPTALAAQIDPASLLEGLREMGYAPAAESAEGDVLITRAGIRRTPPRTPPAPVPEGPPVPDGTLLGAAVRAIRAGDTAATVVHKETDGTAAATAGSLPRTTSAETLATVQAAAMTGSAVWIGYVNAEGAASQRVIAPVRVEGGFVTAYDHTADEVRTYPLHRITGVAELADDATT from the coding sequence GGATGACCACACCACCGCGGACGCTCGCCGAAGCTCTGCGCGCCCGGGACGACGAGTCGTTGGCCGGGCTGCTCCGCGCCCGCCCCGATCTTCTGTCTCCGGTACCGAACGACATCACCCAGCTGGCGACGCGAGCCGGCACCCGGGCCTCTGTCGTACGCGCGCTGGAGCACCTCGACCGGTTCGCCCTGCAGACCGCGGAGGCGCTTGCCGTCGCGCCCGATCCGGCCCCGTACGACACTCTGCTCGCCCTGCTCACCGGCGACGGCCAGGACGACGGCACGGCCCGCGACGATGCGGGTACGGCGATCCGGAGCGCGGCACCCGGCGCCCTCGCGACCCTGCGCGAACAGGCCCTCGTCTGGGGCGAGAACGACCGGCTGCGGCTGGTGCGTACCGCGCGCGAACTCCTTGCCCCGTCCCCTCAGCACCCCTCCCCCACCGGGCTGGGGCCGACCGTCGCCGAGGCCACGGCCGGCATGTCGCCGGGCCGGCTCCAGGAGATCCTGGTGGCGGCCGGACTGCCCGCCACCCATGACCCGGTCTCCGCCGTGGCCTCCCTGTCCGCGCTCTTCACCGACCGCGGCAGGATGGGCGAGCTGCTCGACACCGCGCCGGTCGAGGCCCTGTCGGTGCTGGACCGGCTGGTGTGGGGCCCGCCGTACGGGGAGGTGACCCCGAACCCGACGCCGCCCGTGAAGTGGCTGCGCGACCGCGGGCTGCTGCTGCCCGTGTCGACGCGCACGGTCGTCCTGCCGCGCGAGGCGGCCCTGCATCTGCGGGCCGGGCGCGCCCACCGCGTACCGGAGCCGCTGCCGCCCGCCGTCGTGGCGGCCGCGACGCGTGATCCCCGGGCTGTGGACAGTGCGGCGGCGGGCCAGGCGTTCCTGGCGGTGTCCACCGTCGAGGAACTCCTGACGAGCTGGAACGGCGGCGGCCCACCGATACTGCGCGCCGGCGGCCTCAGCGTCCGCGAGCTGAAGCGGATCGCGACCGTTCTCGACGTGTCCGAGCCGATCGCCGCGTTCTGGCTCGAACTCGCCTACGCGGCCGGACTGCTGGCCTCCGACGGCGAGGCCGACGAACGGTATGCGCCGACCCCCGCCTACGACGACTGGACCGAACTCCCCGTCCAGGACCGCTGGGTGCACCTCGCCACCACCTGGCTCACCGCCACCCGCACCGCCGGCCTGGTCGGCGGCCAGGACGCCAAGGGCCGGGCCCTGTCCGCGCTCGGCCCCGAACTCGACCGCTCGGCCGCCCCCGAGGTACGCCACCGCATCCTGGCCCTGCTCGCCTCGCTGGACCCCGGCACCGCCCCGGACCCGGAGTCGCTGCTCGCCCGGCTCCGCTGGGAGCGGCCGCTGCGCGGCGCCTCCACGTCCGCCGGGAACACCACCGACCTGCGGTCCCGGATCGCCCTGTGGACGCTGAACGAGTCCGAACTCCTCGGCATCACCGGCCGTGGCGCGCTCTCCTCCCAGTCCCGCGCCCTGATCGACTCCGGACCGGCGAAGGCCGCCGCGCTGCTCGCCCCGCTCATCCCGGAGCCCCTCGACCACGTCCTGCTCCAGGCCGACCTGACGGCCGTCGCGCCCGGCCCGCTGGAACGCCCCCTCGCCGACACGCTGTCCGTCCTCGCCGACATCGAGTCGAAGGGTGGTGCGACGGTCTACCGGTTCACGCCGGGCTCCGTACGCCGTGCGCTGGACGCCGGACAGTCCGCGGCCGATCTGCACGCGTTCCTCGCCGCACACAGCTGTACGCCGGTCCCGCAGCCCCTCAGCTACCTCATCGACGACGTCGCCCGCCGTCACGGCCATCTGCGGATCGGCGCCGCTTCCGCTTACGTACGCTGCGACGACGAGGCCGTGCTCAACGAGATCCTCGCCGACCGGCGCTCGGCCACCCTGCGCCTGCGCCGCCTCGCACCGACGGCACTGGCCGCCCAGATCGACCCGGCGTCCCTGCTCGAAGGGCTGCGCGAGATGGGCTACGCCCCGGCCGCCGAGTCCGCCGAGGGCGACGTCCTGATCACCCGCGCGGGCATCCGCCGCACCCCGCCCCGTACCCCGCCCGCCCCTGTCCCCGAAGGCCCGCCGGTGCCCGACGGAACGCTGCTGGGCGCGGCGGTACGGGCGATCCGCGCCGGGGACACAGCCGCGACGGTCGTCCACAAGGAGACGGACGGGACCGCCGCCGCCACGGCCGGCTCACTGCCCCGCACGACGTCCGCGGAGACCCTCGCCACGGTCCAGGCGGCGGCGATGACGGGCTCCGCGGTGTGGATCGGGTACGTCAACGCGGAGGGCGCGGCCAGCCAGCGGGTCATCGCCCCGGTCCGGGTGGAGGGCGGCTTCGTGACGGCGTACGACCACACGGCGGACGAGGTCCGCACCTACCCGCTGCACCGGATCACCGGCGTCGCCGAACTGGCCGACGACGCCACCACCTGA